From Rickettsiales bacterium, a single genomic window includes:
- a CDS encoding glycosyltransferase family 4 protein produces the protein MHILIANNIYPPIMAGGAELIVAMQAERLAKRGHRVTVVSTCSPSDEPYPVEVRNGVEVIRFFPKNRYWHWERGDRKGYEKALWHLRDAWNKDAAKRFNQVVKEKKPDILHTHLIDGLSASIWKMAKMAGIPVIHTAHDYHLLCPRALLLTKSLKICTSPQLGCRIYRKWHINTSRYVDLFCSPSQFLIDKHIEAGLLSKATAVARNGIVLPENIEKRNNLGSDNIRKFIFAARLTTEKGCEVLYEALKLLPEDLKFEFSIAGKGIYAEKFQELAASDSRVKYLGYISGEEKDRIFRNSDWLLIPSLWYENAPVVIVEAAAYGLGVIGSNIGAIPEFVRHEKTGLLFETGNSNSLADSIVRAVNDKNILTNLGEETKGLLASSSVDNMVDNYLSHYEKLIGNAG, from the coding sequence ATGCATATTTTAATAGCCAATAATATATATCCACCGATAATGGCTGGTGGAGCTGAGTTGATTGTCGCTATGCAGGCAGAAAGGCTAGCGAAGCGAGGTCATCGTGTTACAGTGGTCTCAACCTGCTCGCCATCTGATGAGCCATATCCGGTGGAGGTTAGAAATGGTGTTGAGGTAATACGTTTTTTTCCAAAGAATCGTTATTGGCATTGGGAGCGTGGTGACCGTAAAGGGTATGAAAAGGCTCTATGGCATCTTCGTGACGCTTGGAATAAGGACGCGGCGAAAAGATTCAATCAGGTAGTAAAAGAGAAAAAGCCAGATATTTTACATACTCACTTAATAGACGGTTTGTCAGCCTCAATCTGGAAAATGGCAAAGATGGCAGGCATTCCGGTTATTCATACCGCTCATGATTATCATTTATTATGTCCGCGTGCTCTTCTACTTACAAAATCACTTAAAATATGCACCAGCCCACAGCTAGGATGCCGCATTTATCGTAAATGGCATATAAATACTAGCCGTTATGTTGACCTATTTTGTAGCCCATCACAGTTTCTTATAGATAAACATATTGAGGCTGGGCTTTTGTCAAAAGCAACAGCGGTAGCTAGAAATGGTATAGTGCTTCCTGAAAATATAGAAAAACGAAATAATCTTGGTTCTGATAATATTCGTAAGTTTATATTCGCTGCCCGCCTTACTACAGAAAAAGGTTGTGAGGTATTATATGAAGCTCTTAAATTGTTGCCGGAGGATTTGAAATTTGAGTTTTCTATAGCTGGTAAAGGGATATACGCTGAGAAGTTTCAAGAACTTGCCGCTAGTGATTCTCGTGTAAAATATCTTGGTTATATAAGTGGTGAGGAAAAAGACAGAATATTCCGTAATTCCGACTGGTTACTTATTCCGTCTTTATGGTACGAGAACGCGCCGGTAGTTATTGTAGAAGCGGCGGCTTATGGTCTTGGAGTAATTGGCAGTAATATTGGAGCGATACCAGAGTTTGTTCGTCATGAAAAAACCGGATTATTGTTTGAGACTGGTAATTCTAATTCACTCGCTGACTCTATAGTAAGAGCGGTTAACGATAAGAATATTCTCACTAACCTTGGTGAAGAGACAAAGGGACTACTTGCCAGTTCCAGTGTTGATAATATGGTAGATAATTATTTGTCTCATTATGAAAAACTTATAGGCAATGCTGGGTAG
- the galE gene encoding UDP-glucose 4-epimerase GalE, whose amino-acid sequence MKKSVLVAGGAGYIGAHVCKALDAAGYLPVTLDNLSTGHRDFVRWGALIEANVSDLGVVSEAVVDNNIEAVIDLAGSIEVAESVANPIKYYDNNFACKLAFLETLKKAGVKAFVFSSTAAVYGEPETVPIPESHKKSPKSPYGWSKLLFEQLLADYHNAGGPAWMALRYFNAAGASFDGDIGEKHEPESHLIPKACFAALGRSESLDVYGNDYPTPDGTAIRDYIHVMDLAKAHILALEALLDGKPSAAYNLGNGIGTSINDILASFTKLGHPVPHSFKPRRAGDPARLVADNSAACKELGFKPNYGDVDSIIKSAYNWHKDN is encoded by the coding sequence ATGAAAAAATCTGTTTTGGTCGCTGGCGGTGCTGGGTATATTGGCGCGCATGTTTGTAAGGCATTGGATGCCGCTGGTTATTTGCCTGTGACTTTGGATAATCTATCAACCGGACATCGTGATTTTGTTCGTTGGGGAGCACTTATAGAAGCTAATGTCTCAGATCTTGGAGTGGTATCTGAAGCTGTAGTTGATAATAATATTGAGGCGGTTATTGACCTTGCTGGTTCTATTGAGGTGGCTGAGTCAGTAGCTAACCCGATAAAATATTATGATAATAATTTCGCTTGTAAGCTTGCTTTTTTAGAAACTCTAAAAAAAGCTGGAGTAAAGGCGTTTGTGTTCTCCTCAACAGCGGCGGTTTATGGTGAACCGGAGACAGTTCCAATACCGGAATCACATAAAAAATCTCCTAAAAGTCCTTATGGCTGGTCAAAATTACTGTTTGAGCAATTGCTTGCTGATTATCATAACGCCGGTGGACCAGCTTGGATGGCTCTTAGATATTTTAATGCGGCCGGAGCCTCATTTGATGGTGATATAGGCGAGAAACATGAGCCGGAGTCACACTTGATACCAAAAGCTTGTTTTGCCGCATTAGGACGCTCTGAGTCGCTTGATGTGTATGGTAATGATTATCCAACACCGGATGGAACGGCTATTCGTGACTATATCCATGTTATGGATTTGGCGAAAGCCCATATATTAGCTTTAGAAGCGCTGCTTGATGGGAAACCTTCCGCCGCTTATAATTTAGGTAATGGTATTGGTACTTCAATTAATGACATATTAGCTAGCTTTACCAAGCTTGGTCATCCGGTTCCTCATTCATTTAAGCCAAGACGAGCGGGAGATCCGGCGCGTTTGGTCGCTGATAATAGTGCAGCTTGTAAAGAGCTGGGTTTCAAACCTAACTATGGTGATGTTGATAGCATTATAAAATCCGCTTATAACTGGCATAAAGATAATTAA